A single region of the Devosia sp. FJ2-5-3 genome encodes:
- the ppa gene encoding inorganic diphosphatase yields the protein MNIDAIPTGKNPPDELNVIIEVPLGGEPIKYEIDKDSGALFVDRFLYTPMRYPGNYGFVPHTLCGDGDPLDVIVMNSRPLVPGAVVRSRPVGVLFMEDDGGQDEKIIAVPVSKLTRMYDHILDIADMPEIQVERVKHFFTHYKDLEPGKWAKIDRVGGLEDARRVILQSIEMANNAK from the coding sequence ATGAACATCGACGCGATCCCCACCGGCAAAAACCCGCCCGACGAGCTCAATGTCATCATTGAAGTCCCCCTGGGCGGCGAGCCGATCAAATATGAGATCGACAAGGACAGCGGCGCCCTGTTCGTCGATCGCTTCCTCTATACGCCCATGCGCTACCCCGGCAATTACGGCTTCGTGCCCCATACGCTGTGCGGCGATGGCGATCCGCTCGACGTCATCGTCATGAACTCCCGTCCGCTCGTGCCCGGCGCCGTTGTGCGTTCGCGCCCGGTCGGCGTGCTGTTCATGGAAGATGATGGCGGCCAGGATGAAAAGATCATCGCCGTGCCCGTCTCCAAGCTGACCCGCATGTACGATCATATCCTCGATATCGCCGACATGCCGGAAATCCAGGTGGAGCGCGTCAAGCACTTCTTCACCCACTACAAGGATCTCGAGCCCGGCAAGTGGGCCAAGATCGACCGCGTCGGTGGCCTCGAAGATGCGCGCCGCGTCATTCTCCAGTCCATCGAGATGGCCAACAACGCCAAGTAG
- a CDS encoding DUF3445 domain-containing protein — protein sequence MSRPFPDDGTARLFQIGTRPLDPNDWLAPDGALVSQLAEKARLRVSHPAEIFAQIAGSRPAQAELLATLADYLPQRFPALWRRDAEAISIVPSGQTIGLADPEAPLAIAARLVQDDLLLLERGAETFWRLTAASLSFPSSWTLSEKIGQGLDAIHDPVPGFGPGTRPAQIMARMFDAMRPETPMIRWNWSLYGDDTLFHPDVSGADQPRFGAGPRAENVYLRVERQVLRKLPETGAIVFAIRISLQKLDDLAAHPEAAAIAAHLHTEVSALTPEQLAYKGLARERDQILARLDEMRA from the coding sequence ATGTCCAGACCCTTCCCCGACGATGGCACGGCCAGGCTTTTCCAGATCGGCACCCGCCCGCTTGATCCGAATGACTGGCTGGCTCCCGATGGCGCGCTCGTCTCCCAGCTGGCCGAAAAGGCGCGGCTGCGCGTCTCCCATCCGGCCGAGATTTTTGCCCAGATTGCCGGCAGCCGTCCTGCCCAGGCCGAGCTTCTGGCGACGCTCGCCGATTATCTGCCGCAGCGCTTTCCCGCACTCTGGCGGCGGGATGCCGAGGCGATCTCCATTGTTCCCAGCGGTCAAACCATCGGTCTTGCAGACCCAGAGGCTCCGCTCGCCATTGCCGCAAGACTGGTGCAGGACGATCTCCTGCTCCTCGAGCGCGGCGCCGAAACCTTCTGGCGACTGACTGCGGCCAGCCTCAGCTTTCCCTCCTCCTGGACGCTGTCGGAGAAAATCGGGCAGGGGCTCGATGCCATCCACGATCCCGTGCCCGGCTTTGGTCCCGGCACGCGGCCGGCCCAGATCATGGCGCGCATGTTCGACGCCATGCGCCCCGAAACCCCGATGATCCGCTGGAACTGGTCGCTCTATGGCGATGACACTCTCTTCCACCCGGACGTGTCTGGCGCCGACCAGCCCCGTTTCGGCGCCGGCCCGCGTGCGGAAAATGTCTATCTGCGGGTCGAGCGTCAGGTGTTGCGAAAACTGCCGGAAACCGGCGCCATCGTCTTTGCCATCCGCATTTCGCTGCAAAAGCTCGACGATCTCGCCGCCCATCCTGAAGCCGCCGCCATCGCCGCTCACCTCCACACCGAAGTGTCGGCCCTGACGCCGGAACAGCTCGCCTATAAGGGTCTTGCCCGCGAGCGCGACCAGATCCTTGCCCGTCTGGATGAAATGAGGGCCTGA
- a CDS encoding cytochrome b/b6 domain-containing protein, translating to MLKSRPDRYGTMAASIHWISAIAIILMLTSGLILDGAEDPEQVRTLLRVHVPLGICVGLLTLLRIVWWLAFDKHPDAPRDLSTTQQWAARLVHLGLYGAIIIMVASGIAMVVLTGAMPQIFSGGALPEFSEAPPSFVHGLMGRLLLVLAAGHILAALYHQLVRRDNLIGRMRVGG from the coding sequence ATGCTCAAGAGTAGGCCGGACCGCTATGGCACCATGGCGGCAAGCATTCACTGGATTTCCGCCATCGCCATCATCCTCATGCTGACAAGCGGCCTGATCCTGGACGGCGCCGAGGATCCCGAACAGGTGCGAACGCTGCTGCGCGTCCATGTCCCGCTGGGGATTTGCGTGGGCCTGCTGACCCTGCTGCGGATCGTGTGGTGGCTTGCCTTCGACAAGCACCCCGACGCGCCACGCGATCTCAGCACGACCCAGCAATGGGCGGCCCGCCTTGTGCATCTGGGGCTCTATGGCGCCATAATAATCATGGTTGCCTCGGGAATTGCCATGGTGGTGCTGACCGGAGCCATGCCGCAGATCTTTTCGGGCGGCGCCTTGCCGGAGTTTTCCGAAGCCCCACCCTCTTTCGTCCACGGCCTGATGGGACGCCTGCTGCTGGTGCTGGCGGCCGGCCATATTCTGGCGGCGCTCTATCACCAGCTGGTGCGGCGGGACAATCTGATCGGCCGCATGCGGGTTGGCGGCTAG
- a CDS encoding MarR family transcriptional regulator — protein sequence MTLIREESAGYMTNWAARLFFRELEKQLAPLGINPAYMPVLFALSDGSALTQKELADRATVEQPTMTATLGRMERDGFIRREPNPEDGRSVLVRLSETGFEGVPQVQRVVSTINQMALQTLSEAERRSFFSVMGKIIASLEMQASS from the coding sequence ATGACCCTTATTCGGGAAGAATCGGCCGGCTACATGACCAATTGGGCCGCGCGGCTGTTTTTTCGAGAACTCGAAAAGCAATTGGCCCCGCTCGGCATCAATCCCGCCTATATGCCGGTCCTGTTCGCCCTGAGCGATGGCTCGGCCCTGACCCAGAAAGAGCTGGCCGATCGGGCGACGGTCGAGCAGCCGACCATGACGGCCACGCTGGGCCGCATGGAGCGCGACGGTTTCATTAGGCGCGAACCCAATCCCGAAGATGGTCGCAGCGTCCTCGTCCGCCTCTCGGAGACCGGCTTTGAGGGGGTTCCGCAGGTGCAGCGCGTCGTCTCCACCATCAACCAAATGGCCCTTCAAACCCTCAGCGAGGCGGAACGGCGCAGCTTTTTTAGCGTCATGGGTAAGATTATCGCGAGCCTGGAAATGCAGGCTTCCTCCTAG
- the typA gene encoding translational GTPase TypA gives MSLRNIAIIAHVDHGKTTLIDVLLKQSGSFRENERVEERAMDSNDIERERGITILAKVTSLMWNDTRINIVDTPGHADFGGEVERILSMVDGVVLLVDAAEGPMPQTKFVLGKALAQGLKPIVAINKIDKSDERHLEVLEEVFDLFIALDATPEQLDFPVLYGAAKQGWMMNEPDGPRVSLAPLLDKVIEHVPEPKVEEGPFRMLVTTIERNPFLGRILTGRIFSGSVKAGESIHTLNREGKIVEKGRVSKVLAFRGLERNPIDVGMAGDIVAIAGLETTTVADTISVPQNLTPIPSKPIDPPTLSVTFRINDGPLAGREGDKVQSRVIRERLMREAEGNVAIRVTPGEDNDSFDVAGRGELQLAVLIENMRREGFELTIGRPKVLYKEENGVKLEPIEEVIIDVDDEHTGAVVQKLTERKGELTDMRPSGVGRTRIKLLVPTRSLIGYQAELLSDTRGTAIFNRLFHSFVPFKGELPGRRTGVLISNGTGQSVAFALWNLEDRGPIMIDAGVDIYEGMIVGEHSRENDLEVNALKGKQLTNIRTTSKDEAVRLTTPKKLTLEQSLGYIADDEYVEVTPKSIRLRKMWLDPNDRKRMSRASKAS, from the coding sequence ATGTCCCTGCGCAATATTGCCATCATCGCCCACGTCGACCACGGCAAAACGACCCTCATCGACGTCCTGCTCAAGCAGTCCGGCTCCTTCCGCGAGAACGAACGCGTTGAAGAGCGCGCGATGGACTCCAACGACATCGAACGCGAGCGCGGTATCACCATTCTGGCCAAGGTGACCTCGTTGATGTGGAATGATACCCGCATCAACATCGTCGACACGCCCGGCCACGCCGATTTCGGCGGCGAAGTCGAGCGCATCCTGTCCATGGTCGACGGCGTGGTTCTCCTCGTCGACGCGGCCGAAGGCCCGATGCCCCAGACCAAGTTCGTGCTTGGCAAGGCCCTCGCCCAGGGCCTCAAGCCGATCGTTGCCATCAACAAGATCGACAAGTCCGACGAGCGTCATCTCGAAGTGCTCGAAGAGGTGTTCGACCTCTTCATCGCGCTCGATGCCACGCCCGAACAGCTCGATTTTCCGGTTCTCTACGGCGCTGCCAAGCAGGGCTGGATGATGAACGAGCCCGATGGCCCGCGCGTCAGCCTCGCCCCGCTTCTCGACAAGGTCATCGAGCACGTTCCCGAGCCAAAGGTCGAAGAAGGCCCGTTCCGCATGCTGGTCACCACCATCGAGCGCAACCCCTTCCTCGGACGCATCCTGACCGGCCGCATCTTTTCGGGTTCGGTCAAGGCCGGCGAGAGTATTCATACGCTCAACCGTGAAGGCAAGATCGTCGAAAAGGGCCGCGTCTCCAAGGTGCTCGCGTTCCGCGGCCTTGAGCGCAACCCGATCGATGTGGGCATGGCGGGCGATATCGTGGCCATTGCCGGCCTCGAGACCACCACTGTGGCCGACACCATCTCGGTGCCGCAGAACCTGACCCCGATCCCCTCCAAGCCGATCGATCCGCCGACCCTGTCGGTGACCTTCCGCATCAATGACGGCCCGCTGGCCGGCCGTGAAGGCGACAAGGTTCAGTCCCGCGTCATCCGCGAGCGCCTGATGCGCGAAGCCGAAGGCAACGTCGCCATCCGCGTGACCCCGGGCGAAGACAATGACAGCTTTGACGTCGCCGGTCGTGGCGAATTGCAGCTGGCGGTGCTAATCGAAAACATGCGCCGCGAAGGCTTCGAGCTGACCATCGGTCGCCCGAAGGTGCTGTACAAGGAAGAAAACGGCGTCAAGCTCGAGCCGATCGAAGAAGTCATCATCGACGTCGATGACGAGCACACCGGCGCCGTCGTGCAGAAGCTGACCGAGCGCAAGGGTGAACTCACCGACATGCGTCCGTCCGGCGTTGGCCGTACCCGCATCAAGCTGCTGGTCCCCACCCGTTCGCTGATCGGCTACCAGGCCGAACTGCTCTCGGACACCCGCGGCACGGCCATCTTCAACCGCCTGTTCCACTCCTTCGTGCCGTTCAAGGGCGAGCTTCCGGGCCGTCGCACGGGCGTGCTGATCTCCAACGGCACCGGCCAGTCCGTGGCCTTCGCGCTGTGGAACCTCGAAGACCGTGGCCCGATCATGATCGATGCCGGCGTCGACATCTATGAAGGCATGATCGTGGGCGAGCATTCCCGCGAGAACGACCTCGAGGTCAACGCGCTCAAGGGCAAGCAGCTGACCAATATCCGCACCACGTCCAAGGACGAAGCGGTCCGCCTGACGACGCCCAAGAAGCTGACGCTCGAACAGAGCCTCGGCTACATCGCCGACGACGAATATGTCGAGGTGACGCCCAAGTCGATCCGCCTGCGCAAGATGTGGCTCGATCCCAATGATCGCAAGCGCATGAGCCGGGCTTCGAAGGCCTCCTGA
- a CDS encoding DedA family protein translates to MSEFIIGFITEWGYLGIFLLMVAENLFPPIPSELIMPFAGYVAANGQLNTFGVLLAGAAGSLIGTSAWYVAARLLGLARFTWLCNKLGRIATLSEADIDLAVRWFERYGPLAVLVGRLIPAIRTLISVPAGLAAMPVWNFLAISAIGTIAWTGILTAAGFLLHESYSVVEAWVDPVSTGVVILAVVIYLWRFVTWKPIKTIG, encoded by the coding sequence ATGAGCGAGTTCATCATCGGTTTCATCACCGAATGGGGCTATCTCGGCATCTTCCTGCTCATGGTGGCGGAAAATCTGTTTCCCCCCATTCCCTCCGAACTGATCATGCCCTTTGCCGGCTATGTGGCAGCCAATGGGCAGTTGAACACGTTCGGCGTGCTTCTGGCCGGTGCCGCCGGCTCGCTCATCGGCACCTCCGCCTGGTATGTCGCCGCGCGCCTTCTCGGGCTCGCCCGGTTCACCTGGCTCTGCAACAAGCTTGGGCGCATCGCTACGCTCAGCGAAGCCGATATCGACCTCGCCGTGCGCTGGTTCGAGCGCTATGGCCCCCTGGCGGTGCTGGTCGGCCGCCTCATTCCGGCCATCCGCACGCTGATCTCAGTCCCGGCGGGTCTTGCCGCCATGCCCGTGTGGAATTTCCTGGCCATCTCCGCAATCGGCACGATCGCCTGGACCGGCATCCTGACGGCCGCCGGCTTTTTGCTGCATGAGAGCTATTCGGTCGTCGAAGCCTGGGTCGATCCGGTGTCCACCGGCGTCGTCATCCTGGCCGTAGTCATCTATCTCTGGCGCTTCGTCACCTGGAAGCCGATCAAGACCATCGGCTGA
- a CDS encoding YggT family protein, giving the protein MRAVLDIILILLQLYWWVLLIMIIMSWLISFNVINTRNQFVATVWQVINQLTEPVLRPIRRFMPNFSGLDLSPLIAFLLIFFIQSIIGYYIYPAVARAGI; this is encoded by the coding sequence ATGCGCGCCGTTCTCGACATCATCCTCATCCTGCTCCAGCTCTATTGGTGGGTCCTGCTCATCATGATCATCATGAGCTGGCTGATTTCGTTCAACGTCATCAATACCCGCAATCAGTTCGTCGCCACGGTCTGGCAGGTGATCAACCAGCTCACCGAGCCGGTCCTGCGGCCCATTCGCCGCTTCATGCCCAATTTCTCCGGGCTCGACCTCTCCCCGCTGATCGCCTTCCTCCTGATCTTCTTCATCCAGTCGATCATCGGCTATTACATCTATCCCGCCGTTGCCCGAGCCGGCATCTAG
- a CDS encoding DUF167 family protein — protein sequence MPEPASSPAKPWRVTPEGVLLFLRVTPNAGRDSLDGIETRDDASIVLRIRVSAVPDKGKANAAVIALLAKAMRLSKSSISLVSGETSRHKTLRLAGESGEIASRLDALIPA from the coding sequence TTGCCCGAGCCGGCATCTAGCCCGGCAAAGCCCTGGCGCGTGACGCCGGAAGGGGTTCTGCTCTTCCTGCGCGTCACGCCCAATGCCGGCCGGGACAGTCTTGACGGCATCGAGACCCGCGACGACGCCTCGATCGTCCTGCGCATCCGCGTCTCTGCCGTGCCCGACAAGGGCAAGGCCAATGCGGCCGTCATCGCGCTTCTCGCCAAGGCGATGCGCCTCTCCAAATCCTCGATCAGCCTCGTTTCCGGCGAGACCTCCCGCCACAAGACGCTTCGCCTTGCCGGCGAGAGCGGCGAGATTGCCTCGCGCCTCGATGCGCTGATCCCCGCCTGA
- a CDS encoding sodium-translocating pyrophosphatase codes for MDLALWLIVACGGLSIVYGVVTTQGLLAADAGSPRMQEISAAVREGASAYLKRQYTTIAIVGVVILVAAWLLLGAHAAIGFLIGAVLSGAAGFIGMNVSVRANVRVAQAAIGSLAKGLDLAFKSGAVTGLLVAGLGLLGITLYFIVLTGMGNAPTSRVVIDSLVALSFGASLISIFARLGGGIFTKGADVGGDMVGKVEAGIPEDDPRNPATIADNVGDNVGDCAGMAADLFETYVVTIVATMVLAAIILPEALKLQGMVLPLAIGGACVVTSIIGTYFVKLGTDNNIMGALYKGVIATGVLSLVALLPVLWLMFGDMNLAIKASDKIFTPWALFACGVVGLVITGLIIVITEYYTGTNRRPVNSIAEASVTGHGTNVIQGLAVSLESTALPALVIIAGIIVTYSLAGLFGIAFAVATMLALAGIIVALDAFGPVTDNAGGIAEMAGLDASVRHNTDALDAVGNTTKAVTKGYAIGSAGLGALVLFAAYTQDLIYFANLPDAPAIFAGMGALTFSLADPYVVVGLLFGGLLPFLFGGMSMTAVGRAAQSVVVEVRRQFKADPGIMAGTSKPDYARAVDMLTKAAIKEMIVPSLLPVLSPIVVFFLINWIAGPAAGFSALGAMLMGVIVTGLFVAISMTAGGGAWDNAKKSFEDGFTDSHGVKHYKGSDAHKASVTGDTVGDPYKDTAGPAVNPMIKITNIVALLLLAVLAHWG; via the coding sequence ATGGATTTGGCACTTTGGCTGATCGTCGCTTGTGGCGGTCTGTCTATCGTTTATGGCGTGGTGACGACGCAGGGGCTGCTCGCAGCCGATGCCGGCTCGCCCCGCATGCAGGAAATTTCGGCGGCCGTGCGCGAGGGGGCGTCGGCCTATCTCAAACGGCAATATACCACCATCGCCATTGTCGGCGTGGTGATCCTCGTGGCGGCCTGGCTGCTGCTCGGCGCACATGCCGCAATCGGCTTTCTGATCGGCGCGGTGCTTTCGGGCGCCGCCGGTTTCATCGGCATGAATGTGTCGGTGCGGGCCAATGTGCGCGTCGCGCAGGCCGCCATCGGGTCGCTGGCCAAGGGGCTCGATCTCGCCTTCAAGTCCGGCGCCGTCACCGGCCTTCTGGTGGCCGGTCTCGGCCTCCTGGGCATCACGCTCTATTTCATTGTTCTCACCGGCATGGGCAATGCGCCCACGAGCCGCGTCGTCATCGATTCCCTCGTGGCGCTCAGCTTCGGCGCCTCGCTCATTTCCATCTTCGCGCGTCTGGGCGGCGGCATCTTCACCAAGGGTGCGGACGTCGGCGGCGATATGGTGGGCAAGGTCGAAGCCGGCATTCCGGAAGACGATCCGCGCAACCCGGCAACAATCGCCGATAATGTCGGCGACAATGTCGGCGACTGCGCCGGCATGGCGGCCGACCTGTTTGAAACCTATGTGGTCACCATCGTCGCCACCATGGTTCTTGCGGCCATCATCCTGCCCGAGGCTCTCAAACTCCAGGGCATGGTGCTGCCCCTCGCCATTGGCGGGGCCTGCGTCGTCACCTCCATCATCGGCACCTATTTCGTCAAACTCGGCACCGACAACAACATCATGGGTGCGCTCTACAAGGGCGTCATCGCCACCGGCGTGCTCTCGCTCGTTGCGCTTCTGCCCGTGCTCTGGCTGATGTTCGGCGACATGAACCTCGCCATCAAGGCCAGTGACAAGATCTTCACCCCCTGGGCGCTGTTTGCCTGCGGCGTGGTCGGCCTCGTCATCACCGGGCTGATCATCGTCATCACCGAATATTACACCGGCACCAATCGCCGCCCGGTCAATTCCATTGCCGAGGCCTCGGTTACCGGCCATGGCACCAATGTCATCCAGGGCCTCGCGGTCTCACTGGAATCGACGGCACTGCCGGCCCTCGTCATCATCGCCGGCATCATCGTCACCTATTCGCTGGCGGGCCTTTTCGGCATCGCCTTTGCCGTGGCCACCATGCTGGCTCTGGCCGGCATCATCGTCGCGCTCGATGCCTTCGGCCCGGTCACTGACAATGCCGGCGGCATTGCCGAAATGGCCGGTCTCGATGCCTCCGTGCGTCACAATACCGACGCGCTCGATGCGGTGGGCAACACCACCAAGGCCGTCACCAAGGGCTATGCCATCGGCTCGGCCGGTCTTGGGGCGCTGGTCCTCTTCGCCGCCTATACGCAGGACCTCATCTACTTCGCCAATCTGCCCGATGCCCCGGCGATCTTTGCCGGCATGGGCGCGCTCACCTTCTCGCTGGCCGATCCCTATGTCGTGGTGGGCCTCCTGTTTGGTGGCCTTCTGCCCTTCCTCTTCGGCGGCATGTCGATGACGGCGGTCGGCCGCGCGGCCCAGTCCGTGGTGGTGGAAGTCCGCCGCCAGTTCAAGGCCGATCCGGGCATCATGGCCGGCACGTCCAAACCCGATTATGCGCGGGCCGTCGACATGCTGACCAAGGCCGCGATCAAGGAAATGATCGTGCCCTCGCTCCTGCCGGTGCTCAGCCCGATCGTCGTCTTCTTCCTCATCAACTGGATCGCGGGTCCCGCCGCGGGCTTCTCCGCCCTCGGCGCCATGCTGATGGGTGTCATCGTCACGGGCCTATTCGTCGCGATCTCCATGACCGCCGGTGGCGGTGCCTGGGACAATGCCAAGAAGAGCTTTGAAGACGGTTTTACCGACAGCCACGGCGTAAAACACTACAAGGGTTCGGACGCCCACAAGGCCTCCGTCACCGGCGACACCGTCGGCGATCCCTACAAGGACACGGCCGGCCCGGCCGTCAACCCGATGATCAAGATCACCAATATCGTGGCGCTACTGCTCCTCGCCGTCCTGGCCCATTGGGGGTAA
- a CDS encoding dihydrofolate reductase family protein: MRKVTAGLFHSLDGVVESPNLWQFDSFDDELGEEMMTTLANVETALLGRVGYLEWAQYWPNATQDLDFAGFINGVEKFVASETLKPEQITWANSKLIEGDFLDFVRGLKAGSGGDIASMASISLVRELLFAGLMDELVLITHPVIAGEGRHLFEPGDPTTRLELVRGRTTSKGNVIQVYRRKD, encoded by the coding sequence ATGCGCAAAGTCACAGCCGGCCTCTTTCATTCCCTCGATGGCGTGGTGGAAAGCCCGAACCTCTGGCAGTTCGACAGCTTCGATGACGAGCTGGGCGAGGAAATGATGACCACTTTGGCCAATGTCGAAACGGCACTTCTCGGCCGGGTGGGCTACCTCGAATGGGCCCAATATTGGCCCAATGCCACCCAGGACCTCGATTTCGCCGGCTTCATCAACGGCGTCGAAAAATTCGTCGCCTCGGAAACCCTCAAACCCGAACAGATCACCTGGGCCAATTCGAAGCTGATCGAGGGCGACTTCCTCGATTTCGTGCGCGGCCTCAAGGCCGGCTCGGGCGGGGATATCGCTTCCATGGCCAGCATTTCGCTTGTCCGCGAACTGCTCTTTGCCGGGTTGATGGACGAACTTGTCCTCATCACCCACCCCGTCATCGCCGGCGAGGGGCGGCACCTCTTCGAGCCGGGCGATCCCACCACCCGCCTCGAGCTCGTGCGCGGCCGCACGACCTCCAAGGGCAATGTCATCCAGGTCTATCGGCGCAAGGACTGA
- a CDS encoding EAL domain-containing protein: protein MGSEKTTQMGDAAALLLDAALESIPYGFCVWSPQFRLVMWNKHYRELYGFSADAIYKGMTLEEVVQLSHRLGNHSDQTPELFYENYTSELLSNRSGARAKAQEIVHGGRVVETAHVYTDVLGWVVTHEDITDAIARSESVQKRRMELERQNLRLDAAVNNISIGLCMMDARGRLVICNEPYARIYSLPPDYLRPGTQLEDILGHLFDFGMSAGGTREDYIAWRREIIARGEYGKNIHELNGRIIMMQHHPMKDGGWVSTHEDITEQRQNEARIQHLARHDALTDLPNRIEFLEQMARTEAALKRGEMAAVLYIDLDHFKAVNDTLGHAVGDEVIKQAAVRLWGTTRESDLLARLGGDEFALLLRPVDSADTAAKVADRIIKALSAPMNIGGQRIEIGASVGIAVGPGDGVTTDTLVKNADLALYKAKSEGRSTYHFFEAGMDAELQQRRAIEAGLRVALAQNELRLVFQPLLGLEENRVTCVEALLRWEHGGKTISPVEFIPVAEETGLISSIGQWVLREACRAAATWPGHVRVAVNLSPVQFRQRDLVAQVRATLAEAKLDPSRLELEITESLLLNDSESTLRALHELRAMGVRISMDDFGTGYSSLSYLRAFPFDKIKIDRSFMRDLASRADSQAIIRAVIGLGQSLGMSTTAEGIETEEQLAMVREHGCSEVQGFLFSPPLPPAALASLLHSEAAKAQIARMKAS, encoded by the coding sequence ATGGGCTCGGAGAAAACCACGCAGATGGGGGATGCAGCGGCTTTATTGCTTGATGCTGCGCTGGAGAGCATTCCCTACGGCTTTTGCGTCTGGTCACCGCAATTCCGCCTGGTCATGTGGAACAAGCATTACCGGGAACTCTATGGGTTCAGTGCGGACGCGATCTACAAGGGCATGACCCTGGAAGAGGTCGTGCAGCTCTCCCACAGGCTGGGCAATCATTCCGACCAGACACCCGAGCTTTTTTACGAGAATTACACCAGCGAACTGCTGTCCAACCGCTCCGGAGCCCGCGCCAAGGCACAGGAAATCGTGCATGGCGGCCGCGTGGTGGAGACCGCCCATGTCTATACCGACGTGCTCGGCTGGGTGGTGACGCACGAGGACATCACCGACGCCATCGCGCGATCCGAATCTGTCCAGAAGCGCCGCATGGAGCTCGAACGGCAGAATTTGCGGCTCGACGCCGCCGTCAACAACATCTCCATCGGCCTGTGCATGATGGACGCGCGCGGCCGGCTGGTGATCTGCAACGAGCCCTATGCGCGCATCTACAGCCTGCCACCCGACTATCTTCGACCCGGCACCCAGCTCGAGGATATTCTCGGACACCTCTTCGATTTCGGCATGAGCGCGGGCGGCACGCGGGAAGACTATATCGCCTGGCGTCGCGAGATCATCGCACGGGGCGAATACGGCAAGAATATCCACGAGCTCAACGGCCGCATCATCATGATGCAGCACCATCCGATGAAGGATGGCGGCTGGGTTTCGACCCATGAAGACATTACCGAGCAGCGGCAGAACGAAGCGCGCATCCAGCATCTGGCGCGCCATGACGCGCTGACCGACCTGCCCAACCGCATCGAATTCCTCGAGCAGATGGCCCGTACCGAGGCGGCGCTCAAGCGCGGTGAAATGGCGGCGGTGCTCTATATCGACCTCGACCATTTCAAGGCAGTCAACGACACGCTCGGCCATGCCGTCGGCGACGAGGTGATCAAGCAGGCCGCTGTGCGCCTCTGGGGCACGACGCGCGAAAGCGATCTGCTGGCCCGGTTGGGCGGGGACGAGTTCGCCCTGCTGCTGCGCCCGGTCGACAGCGCCGACACCGCTGCCAAGGTTGCCGACCGGATCATCAAGGCCCTGTCGGCCCCGATGAATATTGGTGGGCAGCGGATCGAAATCGGCGCCAGCGTCGGCATCGCCGTCGGTCCGGGTGACGGGGTCACCACCGACACGCTGGTCAAGAACGCCGATCTGGCCCTCTACAAGGCCAAGAGCGAAGGCCGATCGACCTATCACTTCTTCGAAGCCGGCATGGACGCCGAATTGCAGCAGCGCCGCGCCATCGAAGCCGGCCTGCGGGTCGCCCTTGCCCAGAACGAATTGCGGCTCGTGTTCCAGCCCTTGCTGGGCCTTGAGGAGAACCGGGTCACCTGCGTCGAAGCGCTCTTGCGCTGGGAGCATGGCGGCAAGACCATATCCCCCGTCGAGTTCATTCCCGTGGCCGAGGAAACGGGCCTGATCAGCTCGATCGGGCAATGGGTGCTGCGCGAAGCCTGCCGCGCCGCCGCAACCTGGCCCGGCCATGTGCGCGTGGCGGTCAACCTTTCTCCCGTGCAGTTCCGCCAGCGCGACCTCGTCGCCCAGGTCCGGGCCACGCTTGCCGAGGCCAAGCTCGACCCGTCGCGGCTGGAACTCGAGATCACCGAAAGCCTCTTGCTCAATGACAGCGAGAGCACCTTGCGGGCGCTGCACGAACTGCGCGCCATGGGCGTCCGCATTTCCATGGACGATTTCGGCACCGGCTATTCTTCGCTCTCCTATCTGCGCGCCTTCCCCTTCGACAAGATCAAGATCGACCGCTCCTTCATGCGCGATCTGGCGAGCCGCGCCGACAGCCAGGCCATCATCCGGGCCGTCATCGGGCTGGGCCAGTCGCTGGGCATGTCGACCACCGCCGAAGGCATCGAGACCGAGGAGCAATTGGCGATGGTGCGCGAACATGGCTGCTCGGAAGTGCAGGGATTTCTGTTCTCCCCGCCCCTTCCCCCCGCCGCGCTCGCCAGCCTGCTTCATTCCGAAGCGGCAAAGGCTCAGATTGCCCGCATGAAGGCCTCCTGA